A single window of Acidobacteriota bacterium DNA harbors:
- a CDS encoding NAD(+)/NADH kinase — MERIERIGIIVKPNAPEIQKILKNSFEWISSNNLIPVLEKKAAEILGKEKGVSRNEIAEKSDLILVLGGDGTLLSIAPYAAKERKPVLGINVGTLGFIAETTLEEMFDILDKTIKGNAPVSLRSMLSIKIEKKEFTALNDVVIAKGALSRIVELKVSINEKFLVSVRGDGIIISTPTGSTAYSLSAGGPIAEPSIKSIIFTPICPHTLSIRPMILPEDSKISVEMVNTNEDIHITIDGQKGPKMEIDTPILVTLSPFQLKLIASPYRNFFDLLQEKLKWSGKL; from the coding sequence ATGGAAAGAATTGAAAGGATTGGTATAATAGTAAAACCAAATGCCCCTGAGATTCAGAAAATACTTAAAAATTCTTTTGAATGGATATCTTCTAACAATTTAATCCCCGTTCTTGAAAAAAAAGCAGCAGAAATTCTTGGCAAGGAAAAGGGGGTCTCAAGAAATGAGATAGCTGAAAAATCAGACTTGATTCTTGTTCTTGGCGGAGATGGAACACTCTTAAGCATTGCACCATACGCAGCTAAAGAAAGAAAACCAGTCCTCGGAATAAATGTTGGAACGCTTGGCTTTATAGCAGAAACAACTCTCGAGGAAATGTTTGATATTTTAGATAAAACTATCAAAGGAAATGCTCCTGTCTCATTAAGGTCTATGCTATCCATCAAAATTGAAAAAAAAGAATTTACAGCTCTTAACGATGTGGTAATTGCAAAGGGTGCCCTTTCAAGAATTGTTGAATTAAAGGTTTCAATAAATGAAAAATTCCTGGTAAGCGTAAGAGGGGATGGGATAATAATATCAACTCCAACAGGCTCAACTGCTTATTCCTTATCAGCTGGAGGTCCAATTGCAGAACCTTCGATAAAATCTATAATTTTTACTCCAATCTGTCCGCACACTCTCTCCATCAGACCGATGATTTTGCCTGAAGATTCAAAGATATCAGTAGAAATGGTTAACACAAACGAGGATATCCATATAACGATAGATGGTCAAAAGGGGCCAAAAATGGAGATCGATACGCCGATACTTGTAACTCTATCTCCTTTCCAACTCAAGCTTATTGCATCCCCTTACAGGAATTTTTTTGATTTATTGCAGGAAAAATTAAAGTGGAGTGGAAAGCTTTAA
- the trxB gene encoding thioredoxin-disulfide reductase translates to MKDLLDIIIIGAGPAGLTAAIYAGRSRTSAIVMEKSAPGGTIILSDIIENYPGYPEPIPPFELMDKFRMQAEKFGASIVYDEAKKIEKNNFYWKVIGNDGEYLGKAVIVATGTRHKKLGIHGEKEFTGKGVSYCAVCDGPFYKDKEIVVVGCGNSGIQEGLFLLKFVKKITFVEFLPQMTAEKILQERIMEKNNVEIFLNHELLEINGRGKIESVKIRERNTNKIKEINAHGVFIYVGLLPNSEFIKDIVKTDDYGYIITDNNLQTSEPGIFVAGDVRAGAFQQVAVSVGDGATAAHNAIKYIEDISPGF, encoded by the coding sequence ATGAAAGATTTATTAGATATTATCATTATAGGAGCCGGACCAGCGGGTTTAACTGCAGCAATATATGCAGGGAGATCTCGAACTTCCGCCATAGTTATGGAAAAATCAGCTCCAGGGGGAACAATTATTCTATCCGATATAATAGAAAACTACCCAGGATATCCTGAGCCGATACCTCCCTTTGAACTTATGGATAAATTCAGAATGCAGGCTGAAAAATTCGGAGCTTCCATTGTTTATGATGAAGCAAAAAAAATAGAAAAAAATAATTTTTACTGGAAAGTTATTGGAAATGATGGAGAATATTTAGGAAAGGCAGTAATCGTTGCTACAGGAACAAGACATAAAAAATTAGGGATCCATGGAGAGAAAGAATTTACAGGGAAAGGCGTTTCCTATTGTGCTGTATGTGACGGGCCTTTTTACAAAGACAAAGAGATTGTGGTGGTAGGATGTGGAAATTCAGGAATCCAAGAAGGCTTATTTTTATTGAAATTCGTTAAAAAAATAACCTTTGTGGAATTCTTGCCCCAGATGACCGCTGAAAAAATTCTTCAGGAAAGAATAATGGAAAAAAATAACGTAGAAATCTTTCTCAATCATGAACTTTTAGAAATAAATGGAAGAGGAAAAATTGAATCAGTAAAGATAAGAGAAAGAAACACAAACAAGATAAAAGAGATAAATGCTCATGGGGTTTTTATATATGTTGGATTATTGCCCAACTCTGAATTTATAAAAGACATAGTTAAGACCGATGATTATGGGTACATTATCACTGACAATAATTTACAAACCTCAGAGCCTGGCATATTTGTAGCAGGAGATGTAAGAGCAGGCGCATTTCAACAGGTTGCAGTATCAGTTGGAGACGGCGCCACTGCTGCTCACAATGCTATAAAATACATAGAAGATATTTCTCCTGGATTTTAA
- a CDS encoding TlyA family RNA methyltransferase has protein sequence MKYERIDKLMVERGFVDSREKAKLLIMEGLVFSKAKRIEKASEKISTDENIFIKEKPSYISRAGIKLEGAIKHFNLNLKNRIAGDIGTSTGGFADVLIRNGVKKLYCIDVNFKQLDIRIRNNPAVILLQKNARYLTKDDFEYIPDFFTIDVSFISVKKILVPLREILQQGDILALIKPQFEAGRGKVGKDGVIKKNEILEDVLHDIINFSEKVEFIIKDLYESPILGQKGNREFFLYLCTHGKSNDEIFNKVKEIVFNGKN, from the coding sequence ATGAAATACGAAAGAATAGACAAATTAATGGTTGAAAGAGGCTTTGTAGATTCTCGAGAAAAAGCGAAATTGTTAATAATGGAAGGTCTTGTTTTTTCAAAGGCTAAAAGAATTGAAAAGGCAAGCGAAAAAATCTCAACCGATGAGAATATTTTTATCAAGGAAAAACCAAGTTATATAAGCAGAGCAGGAATCAAGCTGGAAGGAGCAATCAAGCACTTTAACTTAAATCTAAAAAATAGGATTGCCGGAGACATTGGAACATCAACAGGAGGATTTGCTGATGTACTGATTAGAAATGGAGTAAAAAAACTCTATTGTATCGATGTCAATTTTAAGCAGTTAGACATAAGAATCAGAAATAACCCTGCAGTAATTCTTCTCCAAAAAAATGCAAGGTATTTAACAAAAGACGACTTTGAATACATCCCTGATTTTTTCACAATCGATGTTTCTTTTATCTCAGTAAAAAAAATACTGGTCCCGTTAAGAGAAATCCTTCAACAGGGAGATATCCTCGCTCTTATAAAGCCTCAATTCGAAGCAGGCAGAGGAAAAGTTGGAAAAGACGGAGTAATAAAAAAGAATGAAATTTTAGAGGACGTTTTACACGATATTATAAATTTTTCTGAAAAAGTAGAGTTTATAATAAAAGATCTCTATGAATCCCCTATACTCGGTCAAAAAGGTAACCGCGAATTTTTTCTCTATCTATGTACTCATGGAAAAAGTAATGATGAAATTTTTAACAAGGTAAAGGAGATAGTTTTCAATGGAAAGAATTGA
- the glgA gene encoding glycogen synthase GlgA, with protein sequence MKKFNELKNTNLKILIVTPEAFPLARTGGLGDVAGSLVITLSKLNQNVALAMPKYKKKEIDLVSPQLEMNNITLSLGNEKVKGAVYSSKIDSDIDVYFIDNPKYFYREELYGTSHGDYLDNDERFIFFSKVLIEFLINSNKRFDIIHCNDWQTALIPLFLKTIYSNNGIFQETATVYTIHNLAYQGLFPPESILLTGLGWSYFTPDKLEFWGKLNFMKAGLLYSDVINTVSKKYSHEIQTEEFGCGLEGVLKKRRDSLFGILNGVDYKVWNPTDDRMIKANYSIRSIYKKQINKEDLIKETNLKINPKWPLIGMISRLAEQKGFDLLTKILDKLMEIDLGIVILGKGDKKYEDELLKFKERYPNKMAARIEFNEILSHKIEAGADIFLIPSKYEPCGLNQMYSLKYGTVPVVRATGGLDDTIIEFDPKTETGNGFKFENYSPEDFLNAIKKALEVYKDKKKWEKLIKNGMKQDFSWGQSAKEYLNLYKFAIEKRLNRKIF encoded by the coding sequence ATGAAAAAATTTAATGAATTAAAGAACACTAACTTAAAAATATTAATAGTAACCCCAGAAGCCTTTCCATTGGCAAGGACAGGTGGACTGGGGGATGTCGCCGGTTCTCTCGTGATAACTCTTTCAAAATTAAATCAGAATGTTGCTTTAGCAATGCCAAAATATAAGAAAAAGGAAATAGATCTTGTATCCCCCCAGCTTGAAATGAACAATATAACTCTTTCTCTCGGTAATGAAAAAGTAAAAGGAGCAGTTTATTCATCAAAGATTGACTCGGACATTGATGTATACTTTATAGATAATCCAAAATATTTTTACAGAGAAGAACTATATGGGACAAGTCATGGAGATTATCTGGATAATGATGAGCGATTTATATTTTTTTCTAAAGTTCTCATCGAATTTCTAATCAATTCTAACAAAAGGTTTGACATTATACATTGCAACGACTGGCAAACAGCTTTAATTCCTCTTTTCTTAAAAACAATCTATTCTAATAATGGAATCTTTCAAGAAACTGCAACAGTGTATACAATTCATAATTTAGCCTACCAGGGCCTTTTTCCTCCAGAAAGTATACTTCTTACAGGTCTTGGGTGGAGTTATTTTACTCCAGATAAACTTGAATTCTGGGGAAAGCTGAATTTTATGAAGGCAGGCTTGCTTTATTCAGATGTAATAAATACAGTATCAAAAAAATACTCTCATGAGATTCAAACAGAAGAATTTGGTTGCGGACTCGAAGGTGTTTTAAAAAAGAGAAGAGATTCCCTGTTTGGCATTCTTAACGGAGTCGACTATAAGGTCTGGAATCCAACTGATGATAGGATGATTAAAGCAAATTATTCAATTCGATCTATCTATAAAAAACAAATAAATAAAGAAGATTTGATTAAAGAAACAAATTTGAAAATAAACCCTAAATGGCCACTGATTGGAATGATATCAAGACTGGCTGAACAAAAGGGATTCGATCTATTAACTAAAATATTGGATAAGCTCATGGAAATTGACTTAGGGATAGTAATACTGGGAAAGGGAGATAAAAAATATGAAGATGAATTGCTAAAATTCAAGGAAAGATACCCGAATAAAATGGCAGCAAGGATTGAATTCAATGAAATACTCTCCCATAAAATTGAGGCTGGAGCTGATATATTCTTAATACCTTCAAAATATGAACCATGTGGTTTAAATCAGATGTACAGCCTAAAATATGGAACTGTTCCAGTTGTAAGGGCAACCGGTGGACTTGATGATACAATAATTGAATTCGATCCCAAAACTGAGACTGGAAATGGTTTTAAATTTGAAAATTATTCCCCTGAGGATTTTTTAAATGCCATTAAAAAAGCTCTGGAAGTTTATAAGGATAAAAAGAAATGGGAAAAATTGATTAAAAATGGGATGAAGCAAGATTTCTCCTGGGGTCAATCTGCAAAAGAGTACCTCAATCTTTACAAATTTGCCATAGAAAAAAGATTAAATAGAAAAATTTTTTGA
- a CDS encoding thioredoxin domain-containing protein translates to MSEKLVDLTDEDFDEKINSSKLPYLIDFYSNSCPPCLVLNPILKNLSQILNGKIIVGKLDVEQNTKTTSKHMIRSIPCMILFINGKEKDRLIGFHPKEKIREFLERYL, encoded by the coding sequence ATGTCAGAAAAATTGGTTGATCTTACGGATGAAGACTTTGATGAAAAAATCAACAGTTCAAAATTGCCCTATCTTATAGATTTTTATTCCAACTCCTGCCCTCCCTGTCTGGTATTAAATCCAATCCTTAAAAACCTTTCGCAGATTTTAAATGGAAAAATAATCGTTGGAAAACTCGATGTTGAACAAAATACAAAGACAACATCCAAACATATGATTAGAAGTATTCCCTGTATGATCCTCTTTATAAATGGAAAAGAAAAAGATAGATTAATCGGATTTCATCCGAAAGAAAAAATAAGGGAGTTTCTTGAAAGATACCTATGA